In Treponema vincentii, a single window of DNA contains:
- a CDS encoding Txe/YoeB family addiction module toxin: MMYHIVYDKQAIKDIKNLKSARLDIKAKRLIEIVRSNPFANPPPYEALIGNLAGLYSRRITIKHRFVYQVFPGKITVDDNEYDGTVKIIRMWTHYDDIS; this comes from the coding sequence ATGATGTATCATATAGTGTACGATAAGCAAGCCATTAAAGACATAAAAAATTTAAAATCGGCTCGGCTGGATATAAAAGCAAAAAGACTGATAGAAATTGTTAGAAGCAATCCGTTTGCAAATCCTCCACCTTATGAAGCGCTTATCGGGAATCTTGCGGGACTGTATTCACGGAGAATTACTATTAAACATAGATTTGTGTATCAGGTCTTTCCCGGCAAGATTACGGTAGACGATAACGAATATGACGGAACTGTGAAAATTATCAGGATGTGGACACATTATGATGATATATCATGA
- a CDS encoding tetratricopeptide repeat protein: MIDRSVQTILQPALVFLKQGDLEQAHTSLGRLLEQDLENPQVMYTLKGVSFWLDRVRYSQALADNFLRGEYIISQWKPFLDYIEKKGDFNEPIIYALKCSIFTIALRLYQSLLNGTEPMHNTAEIYRKTGLCYKALGDYETAISCLRYAADLNTNSSAISAELADAYALSGEVRLAKIFFREAFFKNASEIEVCFLESEIINALVTKVANIGFTGEELLEWLPVYGTLDGVLNVKRELKALELGKLKQSIYMLENELREKNVKIKKILVPRLINYYFWLIDHYMNGTVEKSKIDEILLRIKLLDEKIYNRYIR; encoded by the coding sequence ATGATAGATCGTTCTGTTCAAACTATATTGCAGCCCGCTCTTGTTTTCCTTAAGCAAGGAGACCTTGAGCAAGCGCATACGAGCCTTGGACGGCTGCTTGAACAGGATTTGGAGAACCCTCAAGTGATGTACACACTAAAGGGGGTTAGTTTCTGGCTTGATCGGGTGCGTTATTCACAAGCATTAGCCGATAATTTCTTGCGTGGTGAATATATTATTTCTCAATGGAAGCCCTTTCTTGATTATATAGAGAAGAAAGGCGACTTTAACGAACCGATTATCTATGCTCTTAAGTGTAGTATATTTACAATTGCATTACGGTTGTACCAATCGCTCTTAAACGGGACTGAACCCATGCATAATACGGCAGAAATATATCGGAAAACAGGACTCTGTTATAAAGCGCTCGGGGATTATGAAACGGCGATCAGCTGTTTACGGTATGCAGCCGATCTGAATACGAACTCATCAGCTATTTCGGCTGAACTTGCTGATGCATATGCCTTGAGCGGCGAAGTACGACTCGCAAAGATTTTTTTTCGAGAAGCATTCTTTAAAAACGCTTCGGAAATAGAAGTATGCTTTCTTGAATCTGAAATTATCAATGCACTCGTTACTAAAGTCGCAAATATAGGTTTTACAGGAGAGGAGTTGTTAGAGTGGCTTCCGGTTTATGGCACACTTGACGGCGTACTTAATGTAAAACGCGAGCTGAAAGCCTTGGAACTTGGAAAATTGAAGCAATCGATCTATATGCTTGAAAATGAGCTGAGGGAGAAGAACGTAAAAATTAAAAAAATCCTTGTCCCCCGCTTAATTAATTATTATTTTTGGCTTATAGACCATTATATGAACGGTACTGTTGAAAAGTCAAAAATCGATGAGATTCTTCTAAGAATTAAACTGCTCGACGAGAAAATCTATAACCGCTATATACGGTAA
- the greA gene encoding transcription elongation factor GreA gives MSDVLEKNVRDIFNEEKWTRAAITNYSINNFKELDTLIEEAKKNRHLDELKTLSDEHLSHNKTSITALYISSIIALSKQLLDDSSLITLVTLFIDNHRMQIVEYLCQRVLEFGDSKFALRTLANCYKESGNGDIYDIWERLARIDYEEADIPKQLAERYQQMGNTEKAVEYYKKALYRYINRHSYTAVKEVWARLVELVPQEIDFFYHVQRKIADHLGTERGAALMQDLYDYYKKEKDWNTAIDILKLVLASDDKDNWARKEIVECFREKYASHSQLEEYIKVSNLTQSWRNVFEAIDDFEKHISFDEGCFVFHRTWGVGRIAKVNNDELVIDFAKKRGHTMSLKMGITALQTLDKDHIWVLKSIMKRDELAAKVKANPEWALKTIIHSFDNNCDFKRIKHELVPSLLTDKEWTTWSTKARKVVKENPEFGINPTNIDFYTVHTRPISLEEKLSNEFKAQKNFFERVEIIFNVMESGDTDSDSFQDMINYFDAFLKAFSQVNEQVVAAYLVMSKLTAALPHLSVTQHHNFAELFAQIEDPAAIYCGIENKELRSAYLRNIKNLVPDWSDQYIRLFPVVLSTEVLNPLLEEYPEKVKELVLTCFKDYKEYREAVIWFFKNAQEEQWFKDLNIDYEHEIIVLIHILDITYREIASRRNTTENRKINKQIHTILFGKEALLENFILEHDEDAVTRLYTLVSDIKDLDPPIKMQLRNRILEKYKNFKFFDEVEKTVSGRGLIVTSKMLEEKKKELQRLIEVEIPRNSKEVGFALSLGDLRENSEYKAAKEEQNRLNNTVSRLQEELERAQVFDPTTITTTRVGFGTIVVLETPDNNEKETYTILGPWESNPENGVISYMSPLGTNLLNHKVGETLSFMVNEEKKTYKILDISAAAD, from the coding sequence ATGTCTGATGTATTAGAAAAGAATGTCCGCGATATATTTAATGAGGAAAAGTGGACACGTGCTGCCATTACAAATTATTCCATTAACAATTTTAAAGAACTCGACACACTTATTGAAGAAGCAAAAAAGAACCGTCATCTGGATGAATTAAAAACATTGTCTGATGAACATCTCTCTCATAATAAAACAAGTATTACAGCATTGTATATTTCAAGTATTATTGCGCTTTCCAAGCAGTTGCTCGATGACTCCTCGCTCATAACACTGGTAACTCTTTTCATTGATAACCATCGGATGCAGATCGTTGAATATCTTTGTCAACGAGTACTTGAATTCGGAGATTCAAAATTTGCACTTCGAACGTTAGCAAACTGCTACAAAGAATCCGGTAACGGCGATATCTATGACATTTGGGAGCGACTTGCCCGCATCGACTATGAAGAAGCGGATATTCCGAAGCAACTTGCCGAACGATATCAGCAAATGGGCAATACGGAAAAAGCCGTTGAATATTATAAGAAGGCCTTATATCGTTATATCAACCGGCATTCTTATACTGCCGTAAAAGAAGTGTGGGCACGTTTAGTGGAGTTGGTACCGCAGGAAATCGACTTTTTCTATCATGTACAACGGAAAATAGCGGATCATCTCGGTACAGAACGAGGCGCTGCGCTCATGCAGGACTTATACGATTATTATAAAAAGGAAAAAGATTGGAATACTGCCATCGATATTTTAAAATTGGTCCTCGCCAGCGATGATAAAGACAATTGGGCTCGAAAAGAAATAGTCGAATGCTTTAGAGAAAAATATGCATCGCACAGCCAGCTTGAAGAATACATAAAAGTCTCCAATTTAACACAAAGCTGGCGGAATGTTTTCGAAGCTATCGACGATTTTGAAAAGCATATTTCTTTCGACGAAGGCTGCTTTGTATTCCACCGGACATGGGGTGTCGGACGCATCGCAAAAGTAAACAATGATGAATTGGTTATCGATTTTGCAAAGAAGCGTGGCCATACGATGAGCCTTAAGATGGGTATTACTGCACTCCAGACGCTGGATAAAGATCATATCTGGGTATTAAAATCGATCATGAAGCGCGACGAACTCGCCGCGAAGGTGAAAGCAAATCCCGAATGGGCACTGAAAACCATTATCCATAGCTTTGATAACAACTGTGATTTTAAACGAATCAAGCATGAGCTGGTACCCTCACTGTTAACCGATAAAGAATGGACAACGTGGAGTACCAAGGCACGGAAAGTCGTCAAAGAAAATCCTGAATTCGGTATCAATCCTACTAATATCGATTTCTACACTGTACATACTCGTCCGATTTCACTTGAAGAAAAACTGTCGAACGAATTTAAAGCGCAGAAAAATTTCTTTGAGCGGGTCGAAATCATCTTTAATGTGATGGAAAGCGGTGATACGGACTCAGACAGCTTTCAAGATATGATTAATTACTTTGATGCCTTCCTCAAAGCCTTTAGTCAAGTGAATGAACAAGTGGTTGCGGCCTATTTAGTCATGTCAAAACTGACGGCAGCGCTGCCGCATCTGAGCGTAACTCAACACCATAACTTTGCGGAATTATTCGCGCAGATAGAGGATCCTGCTGCTATATATTGTGGGATAGAAAATAAGGAATTACGGAGTGCCTATCTGCGTAACATAAAGAATCTTGTTCCGGATTGGAGCGACCAATATATCCGTCTATTCCCCGTAGTACTTTCTACCGAAGTACTTAATCCATTACTTGAAGAATATCCCGAAAAGGTAAAAGAACTGGTACTAACATGCTTCAAAGATTATAAAGAATACCGTGAAGCGGTTATTTGGTTCTTTAAAAATGCTCAAGAAGAACAATGGTTTAAAGATCTAAATATCGACTATGAACATGAGATTATTGTTCTTATCCATATTCTCGATATAACATACCGAGAAATTGCAAGTCGGCGGAATACAACCGAAAACCGGAAGATCAACAAGCAGATCCATACGATTCTCTTTGGTAAGGAAGCTTTACTTGAAAACTTTATCCTCGAACACGATGAAGATGCCGTTACAAGACTCTATACATTAGTCAGCGATATTAAGGATTTGGATCCGCCGATTAAGATGCAGCTGCGTAACCGTATCCTCGAAAAGTATAAGAATTTTAAATTCTTCGATGAAGTTGAAAAAACAGTTTCCGGACGCGGTTTAATTGTAACGTCAAAAATGCTTGAAGAAAAGAAAAAAGAGCTCCAGCGGCTCATTGAAGTTGAAATACCCCGTAACTCAAAAGAAGTCGGTTTTGCACTCTCCTTGGGAGACTTACGCGAAAACTCCGAATATAAAGCTGCAAAAGAAGAACAGAATAGGCTTAATAACACGGTAAGCCGTTTGCAGGAAGAGTTAGAGCGGGCTCAAGTGTTTGATCCTACAACGATTACGACAACACGCGTTGGATTTGGTACAATCGTTGTATTGGAAACACCCGATAACAACGAAAAAGAGACCTATACCATCCTCGGTCCGTGGGAATCCAATCCTGAAAACGGCGTAATATCGTATATGTCGCCGCTCGGTACCAACCTATTAAATCATAAGGTCGGTGAAACACTTTCATTTATGGTAAATGAAGAGAAAAAAACATACAAAATCCTTGATATTTCTGCGGCAGCCGATTGA
- a CDS encoding VWA domain-containing protein → MKKIRIFAVAAIFCLITSALNARATRQDAADVVVLMDTSGTVLPYYEVINRRVLQSIISKFVRIGDSFHLISFSAVPQYEMSQKINTEADLSRVVSRFMLLYQLGQSADFLSGINFAGQYMTRLPSQQEKILIVISDGIFNPPASSPYRNYTGEQVKTELAKISASIRAKGWKVYYVKLPFPSDAVIKDLDGAFYAGKLDAAGSLDRSDVDSVMASSGTASAGTGSASNGQKGYASDTGGTNAQNKAAGSAGQTAGNSAQTPNTAIGRVNTETGRTDSPAAASSGSNTAQGGVTDAFTTANSNSATGNDGYAQNQAGTPGSSNMTEQNAENAAVSATGGQGTDTDTDSAGQRPREYTDVSQTFTENLGIEPSGLPEEGGVEFNDTTFPIPQIVFPDRIETSSNTAELPLTIINEAAEPAEIQLKSLSIGSDGKIQKQQLENIIVRIPPEGKSELTIRIALPDSLRREGQHRTDIRLDLAQQDKTFSQAAVILLTIKPTFIQSLLRGNLLWILLAALVFILILLLIIFVLRRRASEPVKYAARMVGQQSDLRQQSNPTQQTDFNRNQREALTASQTKYYPEQLANRTDPRDTLNTFSSQTAAATAVSKTETAAQFDHLAQERSRAAEGRFALLNSAEGHLNRRPGLNHGYYSGRVSTKPSQSGMTELFVYNQTTLIGKRNVHVMKAGTRLSIGGSKSDDFLIFLVPFPANLAQVQYDGNDYRVSILKPEYFPYETSNTIYPCIGRDITAVSKKGYPVTFTFRGYEDPMIRLNTILTSINYAEDR, encoded by the coding sequence ATGAAAAAAATAAGGATTTTCGCGGTCGCAGCGATCTTCTGTTTAATTACATCTGCATTGAATGCCCGGGCAACACGGCAGGATGCGGCCGATGTAGTTGTCCTTATGGACACTTCCGGTACCGTGTTACCCTATTACGAGGTTATCAATAGACGTGTACTACAATCCATCATTTCAAAATTTGTACGCATAGGGGACTCCTTCCATCTTATTTCATTTAGTGCGGTTCCGCAGTATGAAATGTCACAAAAAATCAATACCGAAGCGGATTTATCCCGCGTAGTTTCGCGTTTTATGCTTCTATACCAGCTTGGGCAAAGTGCCGATTTTTTGTCCGGTATCAATTTTGCCGGTCAGTATATGACACGGCTGCCTTCACAGCAAGAAAAGATACTCATTGTTATTTCGGACGGTATTTTTAATCCGCCTGCCTCAAGTCCATACCGGAATTATACCGGTGAGCAGGTAAAAACCGAATTGGCAAAGATTTCCGCCTCTATCCGTGCAAAGGGCTGGAAGGTCTATTATGTAAAACTCCCCTTCCCTTCCGATGCGGTAATCAAAGATTTGGATGGAGCCTTTTATGCAGGGAAGCTTGATGCAGCAGGCTCGCTCGATCGATCAGATGTCGATAGCGTAATGGCTTCTTCGGGTACAGCATCCGCCGGTACAGGCAGTGCTTCGAACGGGCAGAAAGGATACGCATCCGATACCGGCGGCACGAATGCACAAAACAAAGCAGCAGGATCCGCCGGACAGACTGCCGGTAATAGTGCTCAAACACCGAATACCGCAATAGGGCGCGTTAATACTGAAACAGGACGAACCGATAGTCCGGCTGCCGCTTCTTCTGGATCAAATACCGCGCAAGGTGGTGTAACCGATGCTTTTACAACAGCGAATTCCAATTCTGCTACCGGCAATGACGGATACGCTCAAAATCAAGCGGGCACACCAGGCAGTTCGAATATGACAGAGCAAAATGCTGAAAATGCTGCCGTATCGGCGACCGGTGGACAGGGAACCGACACAGATACCGATTCCGCCGGACAAAGACCGAGAGAATACACCGACGTTTCTCAGACCTTTACGGAAAACCTCGGTATTGAACCGAGCGGTTTGCCGGAAGAAGGCGGAGTGGAATTCAATGACACGACATTCCCTATTCCGCAAATTGTCTTTCCCGACCGCATAGAAACCTCAAGTAATACAGCCGAACTACCGCTCACTATAATCAATGAAGCGGCAGAGCCGGCTGAAATACAGTTAAAAAGTCTTTCCATAGGATCAGACGGCAAAATTCAAAAGCAGCAACTGGAGAATATCATTGTTCGTATTCCTCCCGAAGGTAAAAGCGAACTTACCATACGGATTGCACTGCCCGATAGCTTACGGAGAGAAGGCCAGCACCGCACCGATATACGGCTTGATCTTGCGCAGCAAGATAAAACATTTTCCCAAGCGGCAGTCATATTGCTTACCATTAAACCGACGTTTATTCAGTCACTACTGCGGGGCAATCTTCTATGGATTCTGCTCGCCGCGCTGGTATTTATCCTTATCCTGCTATTAATTATCTTTGTACTCCGCCGTCGGGCTTCTGAACCGGTTAAATATGCCGCACGGATGGTCGGACAACAGTCGGATTTAAGACAGCAAAGCAACCCTACTCAACAAACTGATTTTAATAGGAACCAGCGAGAAGCGCTTACCGCTTCCCAAACGAAATATTATCCGGAACAGTTGGCAAATAGAACAGATCCGCGTGACACCCTGAATACCTTCAGTTCACAAACAGCGGCAGCAACTGCGGTAAGTAAAACCGAAACAGCAGCTCAATTTGATCACCTTGCACAAGAACGATCCCGTGCTGCCGAAGGGCGTTTTGCCTTGTTAAACAGCGCAGAAGGCCATCTCAACCGCCGCCCGGGATTGAATCACGGCTATTATAGCGGCCGCGTCAGCACAAAGCCTTCACAGTCAGGAATGACGGAGCTTTTTGTCTATAACCAGACTACGTTAATTGGAAAACGGAATGTCCACGTGATGAAGGCAGGAACCCGCCTCAGTATCGGCGGTAGCAAAAGCGATGACTTTTTAATCTTCCTTGTACCATTTCCTGCAAATCTTGCGCAGGTACAATATGACGGGAACGATTACCGTGTGTCTATCTTAAAGCCGGAATATTTCCCGTACGAGACATCCAATACGATTTATCCCTGTATTGGACGGGATATAACAGCGGTGTCTAAGAAAGGCTATCCTGTTACTTTTACGTTTAGAGGCTACGAAGATCCGATGATTAGGTTGAATACGATCCTTACTTCAATTAATTACGCCGAAGATCGCTGA
- the miaA gene encoding tRNA (adenosine(37)-N6)-dimethylallyltransferase MiaA, with the protein MISTHTIPVAVIFGATACGKTALAAHLFASPVNSIKAEIISADSVQVYRGMPIGSAQPPQELLDTIPHHLIGICDPSEEFSVADFVRSADELCKDIASRGKLPVVLGGTAFYIKHFMYGMPVTPQADPVLRAQLQERMQRVSAAAMHAELASFDPASAAKIHIHDEYRILRAHEVYCASGRPLSSFELSYRYREGFRFCPICLDRPRDELYRRIEARVDEMFAQGLQQEIAQLVSQGCTAEYPAMKAIGYREFFLSCPPMRRRPPRSMR; encoded by the coding sequence TTGATATCGACACATACAATTCCTGTTGCGGTTATTTTCGGGGCTACCGCCTGCGGAAAGACCGCGCTTGCCGCTCATCTTTTTGCTTCTCCTGTTAACTCCATTAAAGCGGAGATTATATCTGCGGATTCGGTACAGGTATATCGCGGTATGCCTATCGGTTCGGCTCAGCCTCCGCAGGAGCTTCTCGATACGATCCCCCATCACCTCATCGGGATATGCGACCCTTCCGAAGAATTTTCCGTAGCGGACTTTGTACGCAGCGCGGATGAACTCTGCAAGGATATTGCAAGCCGCGGCAAACTGCCGGTTGTGCTTGGCGGGACGGCGTTTTATATTAAGCACTTTATGTATGGTATGCCGGTTACTCCGCAGGCGGATCCGGTTTTACGTGCACAATTGCAGGAACGGATGCAGCGTGTCAGCGCCGCGGCAATGCACGCGGAACTTGCGTCTTTTGACCCCGCATCGGCAGCCAAGATCCACATCCATGATGAGTACCGTATCCTCCGCGCGCACGAGGTGTATTGTGCCTCGGGGCGGCCGCTCAGCTCATTCGAGCTGTCGTACCGTTATCGCGAGGGTTTCCGCTTTTGCCCGATATGTTTAGACCGCCCTCGCGATGAACTGTACCGGCGCATCGAAGCCCGTGTCGATGAGATGTTTGCCCAAGGGTTGCAACAGGAAATTGCGCAGCTCGTTTCGCAAGGCTGTACTGCCGAATATCCTGCGATGAAGGCAATCGGGTACCGAGAGTTTTTTTTGAGCTGTCCCCCGATGCGCCGGCGGCCGCCCCGCTCGATGCGGTGA
- a CDS encoding type II toxin-antitoxin system Phd/YefM family antitoxin — protein sequence MNAINITKARANLFKIIAEVNAHSEPVILTNTKGKNAVLISEDDWNALQETIYLNSIPGMAASLQKGMETPLEECIAEKDVLW from the coding sequence ATGAATGCAATCAATATAACAAAGGCACGGGCAAATCTATTCAAAATTATAGCAGAGGTAAATGCGCACTCCGAGCCGGTGATTTTGACAAATACGAAAGGCAAAAATGCTGTTTTGATTAGTGAAGATGATTGGAATGCACTACAAGAAACCATCTATTTAAATTCTATTCCCGGAATGGCTGCTTCGTTGCAAAAAGGAATGGAAACCCCGCTGGAAGAATGTATTGCAGAAAAAGATGTTTTGTGGTAA
- a CDS encoding DNA-directed RNA polymerase subunit omega, protein MIFPLKELIEFKGNIYEITCAATRRAFQLVTIQDPILEENNDKVVCTAAAQVFTGAIDYKIDYRPDHS, encoded by the coding sequence ATGATTTTTCCGTTAAAAGAATTGATTGAATTCAAAGGCAATATTTACGAAATTACCTGTGCCGCTACTCGGCGTGCCTTTCAGCTGGTAACTATTCAGGATCCGATACTCGAAGAGAATAACGATAAAGTTGTGTGCACCGCGGCGGCTCAAGTGTTTACCGGCGCTATCGACTATAAAATAGACTACCGCCCTGATCATTCCTAA
- a CDS encoding DNA-deoxyinosine glycosylase, whose amino-acid sequence MSERIIHPFPPIYNSESRILILGSFPSVASRVQEFYYGHPRNRFWPLLTALLDAPEPHTIEEKKQMLLHHHIALYDAVRVCSIIGSADASMQFIVPTDLSDILGEAPIQAVFANGSKAYEICTKRIGISAIKLPSTSPANARCSFAELLVAWKQILPVVQDKDKGIR is encoded by the coding sequence ATGTCTGAAAGAATTATTCATCCCTTTCCGCCGATATATAACTCCGAATCGCGTATCCTTATTTTAGGTTCTTTTCCATCCGTCGCCTCCCGTGTACAGGAATTCTACTATGGTCATCCACGGAATAGATTTTGGCCGCTCCTTACCGCTTTGCTGGATGCACCGGAACCCCACACAATAGAAGAAAAAAAACAAATGCTGCTGCACCATCATATTGCGCTGTACGATGCCGTTCGCGTCTGTTCTATTATCGGATCTGCCGATGCAAGTATGCAATTCATCGTACCAACGGATTTAAGCGATATTTTAGGAGAAGCACCTATTCAAGCGGTCTTCGCAAACGGTAGCAAAGCCTATGAAATATGCACAAAGAGAATCGGTATTTCGGCTATTAAGCTCCCGTCTACCAGCCCTGCAAATGCACGGTGTAGCTTTGCAGAGCTCCTGGTAGCATGGAAGCAAATACTGCCTGTAGTGCAAGATAAAGATAAAGGTATTCGGTAG
- a CDS encoding aminotransferase class I/II-fold pyridoxal phosphate-dependent enzyme yields the protein MQAIILAAGMGKRLRSYTKDATKCMVKVNGKTLIEYTIEALVSNNIERLVVVVGYKGQLLKDFITSKFNAANLHGMKIEYIENPVYDTTNNIYSLYLARDEMVKDDTILLESDLIFKPGILTNLVTSPDKNLAVVSPFESWMDGTCTLLDENNCITALLDKVRFNWSDTEHYYKTVNIYKFSKEFSQQYYLPFLDAYQKAFGKNEYYEQVLKVISFLSSPTLKGLVVSGKDWYEIDDPADLAIAEDRFKTGTEKLHSLEKRYGGYWRFPQLKDFCYLVNPYFPPEKLISEMTASFGTLLTQYPSGAAQQSLLASKIFNVMPEHIVVGNGAAELIASLAKFTKCTVAIPFPTFNEYPERFGLANVVPVPTNMQTFSYSVDDILDTVKKEHAKAVVLINPDNPTGNFLEKDEVLRLCAELKKTDAVLFFDESFIDFAEKSKRYTLLDGNILTEYQNLIVVKSISKSYGVPGLRLGVLACADAQYITHIKKANAIWNINSFGEYFLQIYDKYNKTYATACDSIADERRRFSARLQGIKGLTVFPSQANYILCRLTGTIKAEELAVKLLENYNIFIKDLSSKKCFEGGDYIRLAVRDQNDNDMLIAALKEVLHG from the coding sequence ATGCAAGCAATTATTTTAGCAGCCGGAATGGGAAAGCGACTCCGATCATACACCAAAGATGCGACAAAATGTATGGTTAAGGTCAATGGAAAAACATTGATCGAATATACGATAGAAGCACTTGTTTCGAATAACATCGAAAGGCTTGTAGTAGTAGTCGGATATAAGGGGCAGCTTTTGAAGGATTTTATCACTTCAAAATTTAATGCGGCTAATCTGCATGGTATGAAAATTGAATACATTGAGAATCCGGTATACGATACGACAAATAATATCTATTCGTTGTATCTTGCCAGAGATGAAATGGTAAAAGATGATACTATCCTGCTCGAAAGCGACCTAATTTTCAAGCCTGGGATTTTAACTAACTTGGTTACCAGCCCTGATAAGAACTTGGCGGTTGTTTCGCCGTTTGAATCGTGGATGGACGGTACCTGTACCTTATTGGATGAGAATAACTGTATTACTGCTCTTCTCGATAAAGTCCGTTTTAATTGGTCAGATACTGAACATTACTATAAAACCGTCAATATCTATAAATTTTCTAAAGAATTTTCACAACAATACTATCTGCCGTTCCTTGATGCCTACCAAAAGGCCTTCGGTAAAAATGAATACTATGAGCAGGTCTTAAAGGTTATTTCTTTCTTATCGTCGCCGACCTTAAAAGGATTGGTAGTAAGCGGGAAGGATTGGTATGAAATTGACGATCCTGCCGACCTTGCTATTGCAGAAGATCGATTCAAGACGGGGACTGAAAAACTGCATAGCCTTGAAAAGCGATACGGCGGTTATTGGCGGTTCCCGCAGCTTAAAGATTTCTGCTATTTGGTTAATCCGTATTTTCCGCCCGAAAAACTTATCAGCGAAATGACTGCAAGCTTCGGAACGTTGTTGACTCAATATCCGAGCGGCGCCGCGCAGCAAAGTCTCCTTGCCTCTAAGATATTCAATGTAATGCCTGAACACATTGTTGTAGGCAACGGTGCTGCCGAATTGATTGCATCGCTTGCAAAATTTACCAAATGTACCGTTGCTATTCCGTTCCCTACATTTAACGAGTATCCTGAACGATTTGGGTTAGCCAATGTTGTACCTGTGCCGACTAATATGCAAACTTTTTCATATTCAGTGGACGATATTCTTGATACGGTAAAAAAAGAACATGCAAAGGCTGTTGTATTAATTAACCCTGATAATCCGACGGGGAATTTCTTAGAAAAGGATGAGGTATTACGGCTTTGTGCGGAATTGAAAAAGACAGATGCCGTCCTCTTTTTTGACGAATCGTTTATCGATTTTGCAGAAAAATCAAAGCGTTATACATTGCTTGACGGAAATATTCTAACTGAATACCAGAACCTTATCGTTGTAAAGTCAATCAGCAAGAGCTACGGTGTACCGGGGCTGCGGCTCGGTGTCCTTGCCTGCGCCGATGCGCAATATATTACACATATTAAAAAAGCCAATGCTATTTGGAATATTAACTCATTCGGTGAATACTTCCTACAGATTTACGATAAGTATAATAAAACATATGCCACAGCTTGCGATTCGATTGCAGATGAACGGCGCCGCTTTTCGGCACGACTACAAGGAATTAAAGGCCTTACGGTTTTCCCGAGTCAAGCTAACTATATCTTGTGCCGGTTAACCGGTACAATAAAAGCCGAAGAACTCGCCGTCAAACTGCTTGAAAACTATAATATCTTTATCAAAGATTTGTCGTCGAAGAAATGCTTTGAAGGCGGCGATTATATTCGGCTTGCCGTACGAGATCAGAATGATAACGATATGCTGATAGCGGCATTAAAGGAAGTATTACACGGATAA